TTGCCTGTTGCTTATTCTTGTGCGACTTTATATCTGATCGTTTGCCATCGGCTACTGTCGCCAAACCGTTTTTGCTCGACCATTTCATGGGTCCACCCGCTGTTTCATAGAACTTTTGACAGAATCGGTTTTTGATAACCACATACTTATTTTCTCTTTCATATCCGGGGCATCCCATACCCGCTCGCCCCGAATCTTTTCTCTGATAATACCATCCCGATCGATGAGAAAGCTCGTAGGAAGTCCGAGGACCCCATACAGATCAAAGTAAACCTCCTGGTCCTTATCCATAAGCACGGGAAAGGCTATGGCTTTCTCTTTGATAAACGATTGTACGGGTTTCTCTGAATCATCTGTGGAAATGGCAAGCACGATGAGGCCATTATTTTTAAAAGCAAGAAAGAGATTAT
The sequence above is drawn from the Nitrospirota bacterium genome and encodes:
- a CDS encoding redoxin domain-containing protein codes for the protein MRHILPSILFLFLTFSVREAVCLETAPQIGKLAPEFSLNDLSGNKVNLSDYKGKVILINFWATFCVPCKAEMPSLNNLFLAFKNNGLIVLAISTDDSEKPVQSFIKEKAIAFPVLMDKDQEVYFDLYGVLGLPTSFLIDRDGIIREKIRGERVWDAPDMKEKISMWLSKTDSVKSSMKQRVDP